Genomic DNA from Nitratidesulfovibrio vulgaris str. Hildenborough:
GATGCGATGTCCATGCCCCCTCCTTGTTCTGTCCATGGCAATGAGCACCGCCAGCCGGGTATCGACGGCGGCGCAGTCGTAGGCGTCGGAACATGCAAGGGCGCACGTGGCAACCATGCCTCCGTGCGCCCTTGCCGGCTATCAGCAGGTGCAGGCCGGTTTTCCGGTCATTTCGCCCCGGAACGGCGATATCTCACGTAGACGCCGGATGATGGGCGGCAGTTCACGCACCACGTATTCCACGTCTTCCATCGTGTTGAACCGCGAGAGGCTGAAACGGATGGAACCGTGGGCGAAGGTGAACGGCACACCCATGGCCCGCAGCACGTGCGAGGGTTCGAGGCTGCCCGATGTGCAGGCCGACCCGGAACTTGCACAGACGCCATGCTGGTCGAGCATGAGCAGGATGGCTTCACCCTCGACGTACTTGAAGGCGATGTTCGAGGTGTTGGGAAGCCTGTTCGCCGTGTCGCCGTTGACGACGGCATCCGGAATGGCGGCCAGCAGCCCCGATTCGAGGCGGTCGCGCAGGGCGCGTACCTGTGTGTTCTCCTCGTGCATGGCGGCGGTGGCGAGCTCGCAGGCCTTGCCCAGAGCCACGATGGAGGCGACGTTCTCTGTGCCCGCACGCCGCCCGCGCTCCTGATGCCCGCCGCGCAGGAACGGGCGGTAGGCCGTGCCGCGGCGCACATAGAGCGCGCCCACGCCCTTGGGGGCGTGCAGCTTGTGGCCCGAGAGCGCGAGGTAGTCGACGGGCATGGTCTTCATGTCGAGCGCGACCTTGCCCACGGCCTGTACGGCGTCGGTGTGGAAAGGCACGCCGTGTTCGTGGGCGATGGCTCCCGCTTCTGCGATGGGGAATATGGTGCCCGTCTCGTTGTTGGCGGTCATGATGGAGATGATGGCCGTGTCCTTGCGGATGGCGGCACGCAATTCGTCAAGGTCCATCCTGCCCTTGGCATCGACGCCGAGCAACGACACTTCGACGCCGTTCTTTTCGAGATGCTGGGCAAGGCTGAGCACCGCCGGGTGTTCCACCCGGGTGGTGATGATGTGCCGCCTGTCGGGCTGTGCCTGCAGGGCCGAGCGGATGGCCGTGTTGTCGCTCTCGGACCCGCACGAGGTGAAGATGATCTCTTCGGGGGCGGCGCCGATGGCGGCAGCCACCTGCGCCCTCGCTTCGGTCACATATCGTCCGACCTTGCCGCCGAAGGTGTGCATGCTCGAAGGGTTGCCGTACATCTCCGTGAGAAACGGCAGCATGGCTTCAAGCACGGCAGGGTCGACCTGCGTGGTGGCGTTGTTGTCGAAGTAGATGGTCTTCATGCCGAAACCTCCCTGACCACGATCTCCTGATCGACGTGGTCGCGCAGGGTGCGCTCGACGAACTCCTTGAGGGTGAGCTGACTCGAGGGGCAGCTGGTGCACATGCCGCGCAGGGCTACCATGACTTCGGTTCCGTTCATGTCCACCAGTTCGATGTCGCCGCCATCCTGTTGCAGGCGCGGGCGGATCTCACCGTCGAGCACCTTCATCACAAGCTGCATCCGCTGCACGTTGGTCAGCTTCTTGGGCGGTTCCAGCGGGGTGAGGCATTCCGGTTCCTTGCCGAGTTCCACGTCGAGGATGTGGCGTATCTCTTCGAGACAGTCGCCGCAGCCGCCACCCGCCTTGGTGAAGTGGGTGATGTCCTCGACCGTTTTGAGATTGTTCTCGCGAATGGCGCGGATGATCTGCTCGTCGGTGATGCCGAAGCACTTGCAGACGAGCTTGCCTTCATGCGCATGCTCTACGGCAGGTTCACCGCGCCAGTTGCGTATGGCGGCTTCAAGTGCCTCCTGCCCCATGACGGAGCAGTGCATCTTTTCCTTGGGCAGCCCGCCAAGGTGGGCTGCGATGTCCTTGTTGGAGATCTTGAGGGCGTCTTCGACGAGCATGCCCTTGATGAGCTCGGTCAGTGCCGAACTCGAGGCGATGGCACTGGCGCAGCCGAAGGTCTGGAAGCGTGCGTCCTGTATGCGCCCTTCGTCGTCGATCTTCAGATAGAGCTTCAATGCGTCGCCGCAGGCAAGGCTTCCGACCTCTCCTATGGCGTTGGCGTCATCGAGGGAGCCGACGTTGCGGGGATTAAGAAAGTGCTCGCGCACCTTGTCGGTGTAGTCCCACATAGTGCTGTTTCCTCCGTGTTCTTCCTTGCGTGGCAAGGGTGCACCAGAGCAGATAACACCGCAATGACGGAGGGGGAAGAGGCGAGGGAGAAAAAGCTACAGTACGTTGGCGCCTGAGAGCATCAGCACGAACCGTCGGAACATGTCGAGGTCGAGCTGGTCGCGCATTTCGCTCGACATGATGCGAAGCACCTGGAACGCGTTGCGGGCGGGGGCGTAAGCCCTGTTCGACGTGAGTGCGTCGTAGATGTCGGCGATGGTGATGGCACGGACGGGCAGGGGGATTTCGTCGCCGCGAAGTCCGCAGGGGTAGCCCGACCCGTCGAGCTTCTCGTGGTGGAACAGGATGCAGTTGATGGCGTCCTGCGAAAGGGGCATGCGTGCGCAGGCTCCCACGCCGAAGACGGGGTGTCTGTTCACCTCTTCACGTTCGTCCGGCGTGAGGGCGGCGGGCTTGGTGAGGATGGCGGCGTCGAGGAACGTCTTGCCGATGTCGTGCAGCATGGCACCGAGGCCGAACTGCACGAGGCTGTCTTCGTCGAAGCCGTAGCTCTGCAGCAGCGCCTGTGAATACACGAAGACATGCAGCGAGTGTGAATAGGTATGGTAGTCGTGCGCGACGAGAGAGGCGACCGTCTTCAGCGAGTTCTCCAGCGTGAGAAAACTGATGCCCTCACTGACGAGGGCAAGGATGCGGTCGAACGTCTCTCTCTTCAGGGTGCGCGGAAGTTTCTTCTCGAAGACCTCTTTCACGATTTCGGTGGATGTCTCGTAGAAGAGGCGTGCCCGTTCGGGAAGAGGCAGCGAATCGTCGGACAGAACCCTGCCGAAGTGGCGCTCACGGTGCGAGATGAACGAGGGGTGCTGAGGCGCAGGGACAAAGACCTGCGTGACTCCATGCGCCCGCAGTTGCATCCTGTGGCGCATGGTGAAGGCTTCATCTTCCTTGGCGTAGAGTACGAAGCCGCGTTCCTGTTTGAGATAGATGCTGAACCCGCCCCGCGCATCGGGGACGAGGAGTGAGGTCGGTACGGCGAAGTAGCCATCGACGGACTGTTGGATTGCTGCCGTAGCCTGCATCATGCGAGTGAGCATCCTGTGTATGGCCTATACGGCGGCGAAGCAGCCGCAAATGACCCCCCGCATGAGGCATGACGTAAATGCACAAGGTTGTCAATGGTGTGTGCTGTATTGTCGCAATCGCAGCGTCAACGCAGTGTATCCGGCCATACCCCGGCCATCTCCGCATCGGAGAGCATGGTTATGAATTCGCGTAGCAAGTAGAGGTCAAGCGTTGAATGGTGTTCGCTACGCATCAGTTGAAGCGCCATGAAGGGGGTGAGGCGCGCTTCGCCGGGGGCGGTCGTCAGAAGGTCGTAGGTGTCGGCGATGGCAAGTGCACGCACGGCTGTGGGGATGTTCTCGTCCTTGACGCCCGCAGGAAAACCGCTGCCGTCGAGCCTTTCGTGGTGCAGCATGATGCAGTGCAGTGCCTCTTGTGACAAAGGCACCTGTGCCACCAGACCGACTCCGAGGGTGGGGTGCGTGCGATAGATGTGCTCTTCATGTTTCGTGAGAGAATGCCTGTGGCGCGTTATGGCGCGGGGCAGCCGGGCGAGGCCGATATCATGCAGCAGCACACCCAACCCGGTCCGTACGAGGTCGGTTTGCGCATAGCCAAGACGGGCAAGCAGTGGCACCGTGAGTGCATAGACGTTGACGCTGTGCGAATAGGCACTGAAGTCGCAGTCGAGAAGCTGTCCCAATGCCTTGAGGGTGCCCTGTTCGCACAGGAAGCGCAACGACATGGTCACAAGACTTTGCAATCGTTCAAAGAGAATGCCGTCGACCGGGGCTGGCAAACGTGTGCCGAACGTGTCGCGCAGGAGTTCGGTCGTGGCACAGTGGAAGGCGCTGGCCCTGTGTTCGACCGGCAGCCTGTCGTCTTCGAGAATATGGGCAAGGTGACGTTCGAGGTACAGGCCGAAATTCTGTCTCTGGTCGACACGGACATAGACTTCTGAAGTGCCATTCTCGTGCAATCTGCGGCTGTGTCGTTCCGTGAAGGTCTCTCCTGCCTTTGCATAGAGGATGAGACGTTCATCCTTGCGAATGAACACGCTGAAAGACCCTAGTGCCTGCGGTACGATCAGTAGGGGAGAGATGGGGAAGTAGCGCGGATCGTCGTGGCGGGGCATGGCTTGATTGTGACCGTGGCGTTGCAGCTGTGCGGCGGATGTGTTGCGTTGCGGAGGTCGACCCGGTAAGAGGAAAAGCCCTCCAGCGGTGCTATGGTCCGGTAGGATGCCCGTAGACGCCGTGGGGGAGATGCCGTAGCGGCGGACAATACGCCGCAAGGAGGTCGAAATGCAAGGTTTTCGTGCGCTGTATATTCCCGCCAGCATCCTTACGGTGCTGGTTCTGGTCGCTATCGGGGGCTTCTGGTGCATCGCCGCCAAGGCAGGGACCGGTCCCCTTGAGGCAGGCGCGGTGTGGCGAGTCGCCGCTGCGACGCTCGCCCTGGTCGTCGCTTGCGTGGCCGCTCTGTGCATATGGTTCGGCGTAGCCATCCGCAGGCCCATCGATGATGTCATGACGCGACTCGACCGCATGCTCGACGGTGATACGAAGCTCTGCTTCGCTTGCGACAAGGTCGACGCCTTCGGGGAGATGCGGCTTGCGCTCGATACGCTCGTGGGCAGGTTGCGGCAGAATCTCGGGTTCGCACAGGGGGTGCTCAAGGGAATCGATACGCCCTTTGTCGTGGTCGACGCGCATGAGAAACTCTCCTACACCAACAGCAACCTGCTGGACATCCTGCAACATGACGGTCGGCCGGAAGACTACTACGGCCAGAACGTGGCCCATTTCTTCTACGGTGATGCAAGCAGGCGCACCGTTCTGCGCGACAGCATCGAGCAGGGCACCATCGCCCGCCGTGAGGTCGACCTCGTGGGGCGCAAGGGGGGCAAGCGCAGGCTGCATATCAACGCATCGCCGCTCTACGACCTTGACGGCACACTCATGGGCGCGCTGTGTATCTATCAGGATCTTACGGAGTTGCGCGCACGCGAGGCCGAGTTGAGTGCCCAGAATGCGCGTATCGCCGAAGCTGCCGCCACGTCGGAAGCCATTTCCGACGAGGTCGCCCGCACTGCCGCCGCACTCGCTGAACAGGTGCGGGGTGCCAGCGGGGTTGCCGTGCAGCAGTCGCAGCGTGCACGTGAGGCCACCATCGCCATGGAACAGATGAACGATGCTGTGCTTTCCGTGGCGCGAAGCGCTTCCGAGGCCGCTTCAGAGGCCGAGGCGGCGCGCAGACGTGCCGAGGGCGGCGCAGATGTCGTACGCAACGCCATGGCCGCCATCGACGAGGTCGACCGTCTCGCCGCCGGACTCAAGCAGCAACTCGGTGACCTTGGTGGAAGGGCCGATGGTATCGGGCGCGTCATCGACGTCATCTCCGACATCGCCGACCAGACCAACCTGCTTGCCCTCAACGCCGCCATCGAAGCGGCCCGTGCAGGGGATGCGGGGCGCGGCTTCGCCGTCGTTGCGGACGAGGTACGCAAACTGGCCGAAAAGACGATGCAGGCCACGCAGGAAGTGGGCAACGCCATCCGTGCCATTCAGGAAGGGACCCGTTCCGCCGTACAGGGCATGGAGACCGCCGTGGGGGCTGTGGAACGGTCGCGCGAACTCTCGGCACAGTCGGGCGAGGCCTTGTCAGGCATCGTCGAACTGGTCGTGCAGAGCAGCGATCAGGTACAGTCCATCGCCGCGGCAGCGGAGCAGCAGTCCTCCACCAGCGAGAGCATCAACAGGTCGGTCGAAGCCGTGCGCGAGAGTGCAGATGGTCTTACTGGCGAGATGGAAGCGGCTGGCAGGGCTGTGCGCTCCCTTGCCGAGATGACCGGAAGACTGCACGACCTTGTGCACGGGATGGCGGTCTAGTTGTAACTTGTCTCATGCGAGCAGTAGCCGGGACGATGTCCTTGGTATACAAGTCATGTTGTCCAGTCGTGTCCCAGAAGTGGTCCAAGGCGAGGACGGGCTACGATGGCAGGCCGGTGGAGAGGGTAAAGACTACGTGAGGTCTGGGAAAAAGTGACAGATGGTATGCGGACATTACAGCTGCTGACATGCATAGACCAGGATTTCGAAGAGTTCGCCTGTGGCTTGCGCACAACCGTAGCATCGTATGACAACGTCGACTTGGTTATCTACGATATAGATACTCGAACTCCGGAGAAGATGGCTTCTGCCCAGTACAAGGCTCGAGTTTCACCGACCTACAAGAGCCTGGACTGTCATAACAATATCATCGCTAACCATAAGCCGTCGTGTATTCTTGACTTCCTTGACCGGACAGGTGCTCCATGTCTTTGTATCGATGCGGACTGTCTTCTGACAGGGCGCATCGACCTCGCCGTATTCGAAGGGGCTGACCTCTGCATCACTCCGCGTGGCGTGCGAGAGAGCAAGGCGCACCACCTGCGGAACGGGCTTCTCAACTCAGGGGTTGTGTTCTTCGCGAATAACGAGCGGGTACGAAGTTTCGTGGCTGAATGGCATGAGGCCTGTATGGCTTCGGCCGTTTCAGACCAGAAGGCGCTCAGTGACTTGCTGGAAGGGGGCATCGACTTCTCTCGCCTTGGGGATCAATCGTGCCGGGGGATGACTGTGAGGTTGCTCGACCCCGAAGTCTATAACGATACGACGTGCCGGACGGGAATCATCTTCCATTGCAAGAGCGTAGGAAGGCTTGCCCGGAAATATGTCGCCTACAGGCTGCTTCTTTTGTGGTTGAAGTATATGCCGCGTTTCGCATCGTATGTTATAGGTCTCAACAGGCGCTATCGCTGGATTGTCTATCGTCAAAGGGGTTGATGGTCGTTCGCCAGTTTGCCTTGCGGTCAGTGGCCCTGAAATTATCGTCGTATCAAGAGACGTCGGTCAGGATTGGTCGCATGCATTTTTCTAGTCGATTCACTATGGAAGGCCTATTCCTTGGAATGCTGACAGGGCTTTTTGTGATGCTCGGGCTGAACAGGGGGGTCTATCCCTTCATGTGGGGGGCAGGCATCACGGCCCTGTTCCTGCTTTACCGTGTCTGCCGAAGGTCCGAGATGGCATGCTTCGCCCAGGTGGCCTTGTTGCCTTTTGTCTTTATCGGCTACGTCATGTTGTCACCATCCGACTTCGGTGCGGATTTCCCCCTTGGGGGGATGTATCTATGTGCGTATCTCACCGGCTTGAGCCTCGGTTTTGTCCGTCCTCGCGCCATGTGGATTCCATTGCTGGGCCTCGCTCTTGTCATAGTCTTGTCTCTGCCTGTCGGATGGCTGGTCGTGGGGCGAGAAACTCTTTTTTTTCATGGTCGTCTTAAGCTTTTCTTTCATCATCCTGCGGTGCTTGCCACATTGGCTCTGTGGTGTGCCCTGTATCTGGTCACATCGTGGCGCGATATCCCGGGGCAATGGCGTTGGGTGTGGAGTTGTGCCGCCGGGGCTTGCGTGGTGTTCGCCGTATTGTCCATGGCACGAGCGCCGCTGTTCGGGTTCATGGCCGCGGTAACAGTGCTGTTTGTCCTTCGTTGGAAACGGGTGGGGCTGCGTTTCCTTGTGGCATGCATGGTGTTGGTTGGGATTGGGGTCGTGCTGTTGTCTGCAGGTGAACGGGGGCGTCTTGTGGCCAGTATCGCAGCCCCGTTGGAACAGCCAAGCCTGATTTCGCGAAAGCCCATATGGGAAGCCGCATGGAGCGGTTTTGTCGAGTCTCCTTTGCTCGGCAACACACTGTCTGCGTTTCATTCCCATTATGAGGAGTATATCACTACGAATGAAGAGCGGCTGCACGCCCAATACCCGGTCGTCGAGAGGTCCTTGCGGTATCCGCATAGTACCTATCTGGCCGTGCTCTTCGGCTTCGGTCTTTTCGGCACCCTACTGCTTGTGGTGGCTTTCGTGCCAGCAGTGTGCCTTTCTTTGAGGGCAAACGACCTGTTCTTGCCGTGTGTCGTCGTATTCATGCTTGTATACGGCACGGTGGAGGCATCGCTCCATCGCAAGGATGGTGCTATGGAACTCTTCTTCCCTCTCGGTGTGGCCTGTGGTCGGCTGGTTAGCCGTGAAAGACGGGAGCCTGACGTCATCGCCAAGGCGCAAACGCTGCCGTCCTGAGTGTGACTGTTCTGGTATGGATGCACAGGCGTGAGCAGATATCAGCCTGTCGTCTCAGAATCTGCTCTGCTGTTGAGCCTTTCCATGGTTTGACCATGCAAGAGGGGGATGTCCCGTCGGGACATCCCCCTCTTGCAATTGTCATAGTCTGGTTAAGCCCTATCTGCGGAGAATCGCCTTGGCGAACTCGTCCTGCACATCGGTGATGAAGGGGATGCCGGTCTCGCGCTCGGTCTCGCGGTTGCCGGAGGCGATGTCCTCGCGGGCAATCTGGTCGAGGCGGAACTTGCGGGCCCCGGCCATGAGCTGCTGCACACCGGCGCCAAGCTTGTCGAGCATGGTCCACATGGCGATGGCACCATAGGGCAGGGTCTTCATGGCTTCGGCACCCAGCTTCTGCTGGACGTCGTGGTACCCCGCGAAGATTTCCTCTGCGGTGGAACCGAGTTCGCTCACGGTCTTGGGCAGGCTGTCCCAGTTGCCGCAGACCTTTTCGCGGTTCTCGGGCTTGAGGACGCCTTCGATGTTGGAGCCGAGGAAGCCCGGAATCATCATGGCGCGGCCCATGCAGATGAGCTTGGTGTAGGGTGCGCCAAGGGCCAGTGCCTTGAATATCTGGCTCGGCTTGGCAAAGCCGCCGGCAAAGGAGAGGTCGACCACCTTCTCGCCGCGTGCGGCAAGGATGGAGGCGTATTCGTGCGCCTTCGAGTGCAGCAGGATGGACGGCACGCCCCATGTTTCCATCATGTCCCACGGGCTCATGCCGGTGCCGCCGCCGGAACCGTCGATGGTGAGCAGGTCGAGCTTGCATTCGGTGGCGAAGCGGATGGCCATGGCCAGAGCTTCCATGCCGTAGGAACCGGTCTTCAGCGAGACGCGCTGGAAGCCGAGTTTGCGCAGGTAGGCGACCTGGTTGACGAAGCTCTCACGAACCTGTTCGTAGCTGGACAGGTCGGTGTAGCCGAGTCGGCTGTGGCGGGCAAAACCCTTGACCGCTCCGGCCTTGAAGGCGGCCTGTACTTCGGGGCGGCTCGGGTCGGGGTCGACGAGGTAGCCGCGCTCCTTGAGGAACAGGGCGTAGTCGAGGCTCTTCACTTCGATTTCGCCGCCGATATCCTTCGCGCCCTGGCCCCACTTCAGTTCGATGATGACCTTGTCGCCGTACTTCTCCGCCACGTATTCGGCCACACCGTTGCGGGTGTCTTCGACGTTGAGCTGTACGATGATGGCACCGTGTCCGTCGTAGTAGCGCAGATAGCCGTCGATGCGGCGTTCGAGTTCGGGCGCCTTGACGATGCGACCGTTCTTGAGTTCGGCGGCACGGTCCACGCCCACCACGTTCTCGCCGATGACGATGGGCACGCCGCAGATGGCGCAGCCGGTGGCGAACGCATCCCAGTACTTGGCAGCCACGAAGGTGGAACCGAGGGCGCCGGTCATGAGCGGGTAGCGGCACGAGGTCTTGTGCTCGGCACCGAACGTGGTCTCGAGGGATACGTCGGTGAACAGGGCGTCGCCCTGCGCGGCCTTGGCTGCATCACCGCCATTGGCGCCGTAGTTGTACCCCTGAATGCGGAGAGAATTGTAGGACACGCCAACGTGGGTGGTGTTGCCGCTGCCAGCGG
This window encodes:
- the nifS gene encoding cysteine desulfurase NifS, with amino-acid sequence MKTIYFDNNATTQVDPAVLEAMLPFLTEMYGNPSSMHTFGGKVGRYVTEARAQVAAAIGAAPEEIIFTSCGSESDNTAIRSALQAQPDRRHIITTRVEHPAVLSLAQHLEKNGVEVSLLGVDAKGRMDLDELRAAIRKDTAIISIMTANNETGTIFPIAEAGAIAHEHGVPFHTDAVQAVGKVALDMKTMPVDYLALSGHKLHAPKGVGALYVRRGTAYRPFLRGGHQERGRRAGTENVASIVALGKACELATAAMHEENTQVRALRDRLESGLLAAIPDAVVNGDTANRLPNTSNIAFKYVEGEAILLMLDQHGVCASSGSACTSGSLEPSHVLRAMGVPFTFAHGSIRFSLSRFNTMEDVEYVVRELPPIIRRLREISPFRGEMTGKPACTC
- the nifU gene encoding Fe-S cluster assembly protein NifU, producing the protein MWDYTDKVREHFLNPRNVGSLDDANAIGEVGSLACGDALKLYLKIDDEGRIQDARFQTFGCASAIASSSALTELIKGMLVEDALKISNKDIAAHLGGLPKEKMHCSVMGQEALEAAIRNWRGEPAVEHAHEGKLVCKCFGITDEQIIRAIRENNLKTVEDITHFTKAGGGCGDCLEEIRHILDVELGKEPECLTPLEPPKKLTNVQRMQLVMKVLDGEIRPRLQQDGGDIELVDMNGTEVMVALRGMCTSCPSSQLTLKEFVERTLRDHVDQEIVVREVSA
- a CDS encoding HD-GYP domain-containing protein, producing MMQATAAIQQSVDGYFAVPTSLLVPDARGGFSIYLKQERGFVLYAKEDEAFTMRHRMQLRAHGVTQVFVPAPQHPSFISHRERHFGRVLSDDSLPLPERARLFYETSTEIVKEVFEKKLPRTLKRETFDRILALVSEGISFLTLENSLKTVASLVAHDYHTYSHSLHVFVYSQALLQSYGFDEDSLVQFGLGAMLHDIGKTFLDAAILTKPAALTPDEREEVNRHPVFGVGACARMPLSQDAINCILFHHEKLDGSGYPCGLRGDEIPLPVRAITIADIYDALTSNRAYAPARNAFQVLRIMSSEMRDQLDLDMFRRFVLMLSGANVL
- a CDS encoding HD-GYP domain-containing protein, whose protein sequence is MFIRKDERLILYAKAGETFTERHSRRLHENGTSEVYVRVDQRQNFGLYLERHLAHILEDDRLPVEHRASAFHCATTELLRDTFGTRLPAPVDGILFERLQSLVTMSLRFLCEQGTLKALGQLLDCDFSAYSHSVNVYALTVPLLARLGYAQTDLVRTGLGVLLHDIGLARLPRAITRHRHSLTKHEEHIYRTHPTLGVGLVAQVPLSQEALHCIMLHHERLDGSGFPAGVKDENIPTAVRALAIADTYDLLTTAPGEARLTPFMALQLMRSEHHSTLDLYLLREFITMLSDAEMAGVWPDTLR
- a CDS encoding methyl-accepting chemotaxis protein — its product is MQGFRALYIPASILTVLVLVAIGGFWCIAAKAGTGPLEAGAVWRVAAATLALVVACVAALCIWFGVAIRRPIDDVMTRLDRMLDGDTKLCFACDKVDAFGEMRLALDTLVGRLRQNLGFAQGVLKGIDTPFVVVDAHEKLSYTNSNLLDILQHDGRPEDYYGQNVAHFFYGDASRRTVLRDSIEQGTIARREVDLVGRKGGKRRLHINASPLYDLDGTLMGALCIYQDLTELRAREAELSAQNARIAEAAATSEAISDEVARTAAALAEQVRGASGVAVQQSQRAREATIAMEQMNDAVLSVARSASEAASEAEAARRRAEGGADVVRNAMAAIDEVDRLAAGLKQQLGDLGGRADGIGRVIDVISDIADQTNLLALNAAIEAARAGDAGRGFAVVADEVRKLAEKTMQATQEVGNAIRAIQEGTRSAVQGMETAVGAVERSRELSAQSGEALSGIVELVVQSSDQVQSIAAAAEQQSSTSESINRSVEAVRESADGLTGEMEAAGRAVRSLAEMTGRLHDLVHGMAV
- a CDS encoding putative nucleotide-diphospho-sugar transferase, which encodes MASAQYKARVSPTYKSLDCHNNIIANHKPSCILDFLDRTGAPCLCIDADCLLTGRIDLAVFEGADLCITPRGVRESKAHHLRNGLLNSGVVFFANNERVRSFVAEWHEACMASAVSDQKALSDLLEGGIDFSRLGDQSCRGMTVRLLDPEVYNDTTCRTGIIFHCKSVGRLARKYVAYRLLLLWLKYMPRFASYVIGLNRRYRWIVYRQRG
- a CDS encoding O-antigen ligase family protein, with amino-acid sequence MHFSSRFTMEGLFLGMLTGLFVMLGLNRGVYPFMWGAGITALFLLYRVCRRSEMACFAQVALLPFVFIGYVMLSPSDFGADFPLGGMYLCAYLTGLSLGFVRPRAMWIPLLGLALVIVLSLPVGWLVVGRETLFFHGRLKLFFHHPAVLATLALWCALYLVTSWRDIPGQWRWVWSCAAGACVVFAVLSMARAPLFGFMAAVTVLFVLRWKRVGLRFLVACMVLVGIGVVLLSAGERGRLVASIAAPLEQPSLISRKPIWEAAWSGFVESPLLGNTLSAFHSHYEEYITTNEERLHAQYPVVERSLRYPHSTYLAVLFGFGLFGTLLLVVAFVPAVCLSLRANDLFLPCVVVFMLVYGTVEASLHRKDGAMELFFPLGVACGRLVSRERREPDVIAKAQTLPS
- a CDS encoding glutamate synthase-related protein, yielding MSQLLKSNDVLGTTNRGNIVESGLCTLCRADCMGKCETWLSCLKGRETLYPRDFGIVTAGSGNTTHVGVSYNSLRIQGYNYGANGGDAAKAAQGDALFTDVSLETTFGAEHKTSCRYPLMTGALGSTFVAAKYWDAFATGCAICGVPIVIGENVVGVDRAAELKNGRIVKAPELERRIDGYLRYYDGHGAIIVQLNVEDTRNGVAEYVAEKYGDKVIIELKWGQGAKDIGGEIEVKSLDYALFLKERGYLVDPDPSRPEVQAAFKAGAVKGFARHSRLGYTDLSSYEQVRESFVNQVAYLRKLGFQRVSLKTGSYGMEALAMAIRFATECKLDLLTIDGSGGGTGMSPWDMMETWGVPSILLHSKAHEYASILAARGEKVVDLSFAGGFAKPSQIFKALALGAPYTKLICMGRAMMIPGFLGSNIEGVLKPENREKVCGNWDSLPKTVSELGSTAEEIFAGYHDVQQKLGAEAMKTLPYGAIAMWTMLDKLGAGVQQLMAGARKFRLDQIAREDIASGNRETERETGIPFITDVQDEFAKAILRR